The following proteins come from a genomic window of Hydractinia symbiolongicarpus strain clone_291-10 chromosome 2, HSymV2.1, whole genome shotgun sequence:
- the LOC130630146 gene encoding uncharacterized protein LOC130630146, translated as MVFDASAKSVGLASLNDCLYAGPSLTEPLYNVLLHFRSHKVAFIADIEKAFLQISLHSTDGDFLRFIRFKDLHNLSLQNIETAEIGIYRLSRVLFGVSSSPFLLSATLIKHAESFNHVDPLFVQKLLSLLHVDDLTSSGATVNAAHDFYQKCKQHLAEANFNLHKFHSNSEEFEQLFTKPHVAHTGHVTKVLGVLWDKKKDSLLFTFDDI; from the coding sequence ATGGTATTCGATGCAAGTGCAAAATCAGTGGGACTGGCTTCATTAAATGATTGTTTGTATGCTGGACCATCTTTAACCGAACCTTTATATAACGTCTTATTGCACTTTCGATCTCACAAAGTAGCCTTCATTGCTGATATCGAGAAGGCATTTTTACAAATTAGTTTACATTCAACCGATGGTGATTTTCTTCGTTTTATTCGGTTTAAAGATTTACATAATTTATCACTACAAAACATTGAAACTGCAGAAATTGGTATTTATAGATTGAGTAGAGTATTGTTTGGTGTAAGTTCGTCACCATTCCTCCTTAGTGCCACTCTTATTAAGCATGCTGAATCATTTAATCATGTTGATCCTTTGTTTGTACAGAAGTTATTGAGTTTACTTCACGTTGATGATCTAACTTCCAGTGGCGCTACTGTTAATGCAGCACATGATTTTTAccagaaatgtaaacaacatcTCGCCGAAGCAAATTTCAATCTGCATAAATTTCATTCGAATTCCGAAGAGTTTGAACAATTATTTACCAAACCCCATGTTGCTCATACCGGACATGTTACCAAAGTTCTTGGTGTTTTGTGGGATAAAAAGAAAGATTCGCTCTTATTCACATTCGACGACATTTAA
- the LOC130630147 gene encoding uncharacterized protein LOC130630147 has protein sequence MRLKTLFQKTGVGKIGWDIELSGQVLDEWRVTYSDFKSVSHLNVPRCYDGENIVDVQMHGFSDASLKSYGACVYWRFEHADGSFSTKLVTSKSRIAPIKPVTIPRLELYGAVMLAKLVKYIRDELSLVYDISVTRCWIDSSIVLYWIKNVNKRYEVFVERRVGIIRDLVSSDSWFHVESKANPADILSRGCLVSELVNNNLWFSGPDFLRDTNISVSSFNFSNFKVDDATCLIIGNEESEESTEEEVDLSFMNIARYSNYTRLLQITALVLRFVGNLRRKGRKEELVLHTFVTKDKQLHAEKLWIKYAQKDIIQLPSYKQLQKDLRFQNIDGIIRCKGRLENAPLDFDTKFPIFLPKNITLTKLVILHYHVQVLHNGLKETLNTIRSKFWIPKARNYIKQLIRQCYLCRYYKGKSYAYPVSLALPESRLSNHHPFKHTGLDYAGPLYVRNVYHGGSMYKAWVFLFTCTSTRALHLDLVPNASSSGCIRSLRRYFSERGIPSEIISDNGSQFIAKDTLSYEELLTVLPEIQAVVNNRPLTFLYENIGEQPLTPNHLLFGRKINSEASHIDSDKNEKDLCQLYDHLQRIINHYCNRWKCKYLTELREYHRVGKSRDETSVRIKMLF, from the exons ATGCGATTAAAAACATTGTTTCAAAAAACCGGTGTAGGTAAAATTGGTTGGGACATCGAGTTGAGTGGACAGGTTTTGGACGAGTGGCGAGTTACGTACAGTGATTTTAAAAGCGTTTCACATTTGAATGTACCGCGATGTTACGATGGCGAGAATATTGTTGATGTACAAATGCATGGTTTTTCTGATGCTTCTTTGAAAAGTTACGGTGCGTGTGTTTATTGGAGGTTCGAACATGCTGATGGTAGTTTTTCTACGAAGTTAGTGACGTCTAAGTCGAGAATCGCGCCAATTAAACCAGTCACGATACCTCGATTGGAGCTGTATGGTGCAGTGATGTTAGCGAAGCTGGTGAAGTATATTCGTGATGAGTTGAGTTTGGTTTATGATATTTCTGTGACACGGTGTTGGATTGATTCGTCTATTGTTCTGTATTGgattaaaaatgttaataagaGGTATGAGGTGTTTGTCGAACGGCGAGTTGGTATCATTCGTGATTTAGTTTCATCGGACAGTTGGTTTCATGTGGAGTCAAAGGCAAATCCTGCGGATATTTTGTCGAGAGGTTGTTTGGTATCTGAGTTGGTGAACAATAACTTATGGTTTTCAGGACCTGATTTCTTGCGCGACACCAACATCTCAGTCTCGAGTTTTAATTTCAGTAATTTCAAGGTTGATGATGCGACTTGTTTAATTATTGGTAACGAGGAATCAGAGGAGAGCACCGAAGAAGAAGTTGATTTAAGTTTTATGAACATTGCACGATATTCTAATTACACACGTTTATTGCAAATTACCGCATTGGTTTTACGATTTGTTGGAAACCTCAGAAGAAAGGGTCGTAAGGAAGAATTGGTTTTACATACATTTGTTACAAAGGACAAGCAATTGCATGCAGAAAAGCTGTGGATTAAATATGCGCAAAAAGATATAATTCAACTTCCGAGTTACAAACAGTTACAAAAAGATTTACGATTTCAAAATATTGATGGCATTATTCGTTGTAAGGGACGCTTAGAAAACGCTCCTTTAGACTTTGATACTAAGTTTCCAATATTTTTACCgaaaaacattactttaacAAAGCTAGTCATTTTGCATTATCATGTTCAAGTTTTGCATAATGGTTTGAAAGAAACACTTAATACCATCAGATCGAAATTTTGGATTCCAAAAGCACGAAATTACATAAAGCAGTTAATCCGACAGTGCTATTTATGTCGTTATTACAAAGGGAAATCTTATGCGTATCCTGTTTCACTAGCATTACCGGAATCACGACTATCCAATCATCATCCGTTTAAACATACTGGTCTCGACTATGCCGGACCTTTATATGTTCGAAATGTTTATCATGGTGGAAGTATGTATAAAGCTTGGGTGTTCTTATTTACTTGTACCAGTACCAGAGCTTTACATTTGGATTTAGTTCCCAATGCTTCGTCTTCAGGTTGTATTCGTAGTCTTCGCCGATATTTCAGTGAACGAGGTATTCCCTCTGAAATTATTTCTGATAATGGTAGTCAATTCATTGCCAAAGATAC ATTATCGTATGAAGAACTACTGACTGTTCTACCTGAAATTCAAGCAGTTGTTAATAACAGACCGCTGACATTTTTGTATGAAAACATAGGTGAGCAACCATTAACACCTAACCATTTACTATTTGGGAGAAAAATTAATTCGGAAGCCTCGCATATTGATagcgataaaaatgaaaaagatttgtgtCAACTTTATGATCATTTGCAACGTATCATAAACCACTATTGTAATCGATGGAAATGCAAATATTTGACAGAGTTACGCGAATATCACAGAGTTGGAAAATCACGTGATGAAACTTCTGTTCGAATCAAGATGTTGTTTTAA